The Pseudomonadota bacterium genome includes a window with the following:
- a CDS encoding WG repeat-containing protein → MMDQAGCMLLAGQTGTGPRLDRARCSALVLLLAIALGACASSQGPYSFVDRAGRVVRGGLRFASPYSEGMAAARVSGRWGYLDASGHWAIKPRFRDAASFSEGMAWVRREDGAAGYVDHDGNWVLGPTGGTIVSPGRRSDAGTSSERRARRVPAEHLRYPMGEFHEGLAPVRIEGVSQLVLPDRRRLSLSPHSYGFVDGMGQVAIAPAFDEVSHFEQGLAEVWLGSPLSQAVIDTTGAYVVPPIMQQFALRSGITCMRKGHSRVLTDSGMDVIRDISEYGLLQTGLGRKQIVLGEPIPPFSKQDAVCIFHEGLMPVHKDGKYGFLNRRGELAIPLAFDEVRHFADGLAAARAGGRWGAINKRGRWVIPARFAEPFRFSEGLAGATKARDGLIGFIDKRGVFVIPPRYTYADEFSHGRALVSTAPRSSPPSLVATF, encoded by the coding sequence ATGATGGATCAGGCAGGTTGCATGCTCTTGGCTGGACAGACCGGGACGGGACCCCGCCTGGACCGCGCCCGTTGCAGCGCATTGGTGTTGCTGTTGGCCATCGCCTTGGGCGCATGCGCGTCCAGCCAGGGACCCTACTCGTTTGTAGACCGCGCCGGACGTGTGGTTCGCGGCGGGCTACGGTTCGCCAGTCCCTATTCCGAGGGCATGGCGGCGGCTCGAGTGAGCGGTCGCTGGGGGTATCTTGACGCCTCGGGCCACTGGGCGATCAAGCCTCGGTTCCGTGACGCGGCGAGCTTCTCCGAGGGCATGGCATGGGTCCGGCGCGAGGACGGCGCGGCCGGCTATGTGGATCATGACGGCAACTGGGTGCTGGGCCCGACAGGAGGAACGATCGTGTCCCCGGGGCGGCGAAGCGACGCGGGCACGAGCTCGGAGCGCCGCGCCCGCAGGGTGCCGGCCGAGCACCTGCGCTACCCCATGGGCGAGTTTCACGAAGGGTTGGCGCCGGTGCGCATCGAGGGCGTGTCGCAGCTCGTTCTGCCGGATCGTCGAAGGCTGTCGCTTTCCCCTCACAGTTACGGCTTTGTCGACGGGATGGGGCAGGTGGCCATCGCTCCGGCTTTCGATGAGGTGTCCCACTTCGAGCAGGGGCTGGCCGAAGTCTGGCTCGGTTCGCCGCTTTCTCAGGCTGTGATCGATACGACGGGTGCCTATGTGGTGCCACCGATCATGCAGCAGTTCGCGCTTCGTTCCGGCATCACGTGCATGCGCAAAGGCCACTCGAGGGTCCTGACCGACAGCGGTATGGACGTGATCCGCGACATCTCTGAATATGGACTGCTCCAGACGGGGTTGGGTCGCAAGCAGATCGTGCTCGGAGAGCCGATTCCGCCCTTTTCCAAGCAGGATGCCGTGTGCATTTTTCACGAAGGCTTGATGCCCGTCCACAAGGACGGCAAGTACGGCTTTCTGAACCGCCGTGGCGAGCTGGCCATTCCGCTAGCTTTCGACGAGGTGCGCCATTTCGCCGATGGTTTGGCCGCTGCCCGCGCCGGCGGGCGTTGGGGCGCCATCAACAAGCGGGGGCGCTGGGTGATACCGGCGCGCTTTGCGGAGCCTTTTCGCTTCTCGGAGGGGCTAGCAGGCGCTACCAAGGCCAGGGACGGGCTCATAGGCTTCATCGACAAGCGAGGCGTGTTCGTTATTCCTCCTCGCTACACGTACGCTGACGAGTTCAGTCACGGCAGGGCGCTCGTGTCCACGGCCCCGCGCAGCTCACCACCCAGCTTGGTCGCCACGTTCTAG
- a CDS encoding universal stress protein, whose translation MTRIKTILCPVDFSETAEVAFNYALDLAGSLGGQIHLLHVYQLPIYSLPDGGVVGGASWDHHMREAAQKELDEFLQKHRDASVKVTPHIAQGLPHMEINRAATENAADLVVMGTHGRSGLSHLLMGSVAERVVRTSELPVLTVRGQRKSR comes from the coding sequence ATGACTCGCATCAAGACGATACTGTGTCCCGTCGACTTCTCCGAAACCGCAGAGGTCGCGTTCAACTACGCGCTGGATTTGGCAGGAAGCCTGGGAGGCCAAATACACCTGCTCCACGTATATCAATTGCCTATCTACTCCCTCCCTGATGGGGGTGTGGTTGGTGGCGCGAGCTGGGACCATCACATGCGCGAAGCAGCTCAGAAGGAGCTTGACGAATTCCTGCAGAAGCATCGCGACGCTTCCGTCAAGGTGACTCCGCATATTGCGCAGGGTCTTCCCCACATGGAGATCAATCGCGCCGCCACAGAGAACGCGGCAGACCTTGTCGTGATGGGCACCCATGGGCGCAGCGGCCTTTCTCACCTCCTGATGGGCAGCGTGGCCGAGCGTGTGGTGCGGACCTCGGAGCTACCTGTGCTGACTGTTCGCGGCCAGCGCAAGTCCAGGTAG